From the genome of Nitrosomonas sp. Is79A3:
AAGAAATGGAGCAAGTGGTTCCATGGGTAGACTGGACGAATCGGATCGCGCCGCACTATCCGGTAGCAGGTTTGGGACGCAAGCCATTTGCGTTGGAAGCGATGCTGCGGATTCATATGATGCAGCAATGGTTTGGTTATTCAGATCCGGCAATGGAAGAAGCGTTACATGATGTGCCGATGCTACGTGAATTTGCAGGACTAGATGCGGGAGAAGATGTTATGCCTGATGAGACGACGATCCTCAAGTTTCGCCACCTGCTGGAGAAGCATCACTTGGCACAAAGCCTGTTTGCTGAAACAACTGGGCGGTTAGCGCAACAGGGATTATTGCTGCGTCAGGGCACGATAGTTGACGCCACGCTGATAGCGGCTGCGCCATCGACCAAGAACCGGCAACGCAAACGTGATGGCGAGATGAGTTCGACTAAGAAAGGCAACAACTATTACTTTGGATTAAAAGCACACATAGGCGTAGATGCCGATTCCGGCCTGGTGCATAGCCTGGAAATTACCACGGCCAAAGTGGCCGATGGCAACATGATTGATGCGCTGGTACATGGCGAAGAGGCAATTGTATTGGGTGATCGGGCTTATACTCGTAATGATCGCAATCTGGAAGCGCAACGACAGCCGGAAGAGCCGGTCTGGGGTATGCCATTCAAACGCAAGCGCGGTGAGGAATTGCCAGCAGAACATGCCGTGCTCAATCGTATGCTAGCTTCACTACGCGCAAAGGTTGAACATCCGTTTCGTATTGTCAAAAGACAATTTGGTTATACCAAAGTCCGTTACCGAGGATTGTTCAAGAATGCACAACAGCTTTATCTGTTGTTTGCCTTGGCTAATCTTTACCATGTCCGTAAGGTGTGGATGCCAACCACGGGATAATTCCGTCCAATATCCCTGAAAATCAGCATCAGGGGACAGAATAGTATGCAATCTGCTAAAAATTACAGTTATTAATCGCACAATAATGCCTATATTAGCTACTCTACCGATAGCTTTGTCGACAAAACTAGAATAAATAACTTAATCAGAGCTTCCTTAAAGATGCCTTTCTTCATGGTGATATTTCCGGCCTTCTTCATTCCCGGCATCTTGATCACCGAAAATTCCGGGCTATCGCCATGACGATATTTGATTTCTTCTGACTGGATGTCCAATCCGCTCACTTCCTGAAATAACATCACTTGAGAATCCCACTTAACCTGAAAATAAAACTTTGGTATGGGCCAAACAGTAGTCGATTGACTTGATCCATCATCTGCCATAAATTATCTCTATTTTTATGTCTAAAGCTAATTAAACATCGCTCTATTCTCGGATAGCCTCCTAGCGCCTTTTCTGGCCTAGTAATGACCCCAGCAAGCCGCGGGTAATTTCACGGGCGATAGACGAACCCACCGAACGAGCTGCGCTCTTTGCAAAGGCGTCAATTACCCCCTCGCGGCGCCCGCCACGTTTCCCGGATGAACCCAACAACAAGTCGCTCAAATCCCCCAAGATTCCTTCGCTCGCTGGTTTCTGCAAATTCTCCTGATTTTTGGTTTGAGATGAGTCGCCAAGCGGTTTTTCAGTACCGGTTCGCGCCTGCAATAGTTCAAAAGCGCTCTCGCGATCTATCTCCTGTTCGTACACACCAGCCACAAGCGAGGATCGAATCAGTTGTTTTCGTTCCTCTGGCATAATAGGGCCAATCTGGCTAACCGGAGGCACTATAAAAGCGCGCTCGGTAATACTGGGAGAACCGTCGGAATCGAGGAAAGAGATCAATGCTTCGCCAACCGAAAGTTCTAGAATGGCTTGTTTGACATTCAGTTTCGGATTAGGCCGCATGGTTTCAGCAATAGAATTTACAGCTTTCTGGTCACGCGGCGTGAATGCGCGTAACGCGTGCTGAACGCGATTACCCAATTGAGTCAAGACTTTT
Proteins encoded in this window:
- a CDS encoding IS5 family transposase, yielding MKQLVLSIPLFIKKPKVTRRQKFLEEMEQVVPWVDWTNRIAPHYPVAGLGRKPFALEAMLRIHMMQQWFGYSDPAMEEALHDVPMLREFAGLDAGEDVMPDETTILKFRHLLEKHHLAQSLFAETTGRLAQQGLLLRQGTIVDATLIAAAPSTKNRQRKRDGEMSSTKKGNNYYFGLKAHIGVDADSGLVHSLEITTAKVADGNMIDALVHGEEAIVLGDRAYTRNDRNLEAQRQPEEPVWGMPFKRKRGEELPAEHAVLNRMLASLRAKVEHPFRIVKRQFGYTKVRYRGLFKNAQQLYLLFALANLYHVRKVWMPTTG
- a CDS encoding phage tail protein, which translates into the protein MADDGSSQSTTVWPIPKFYFQVKWDSQVMLFQEVSGLDIQSEEIKYRHGDSPEFSVIKMPGMKKAGNITMKKGIFKEALIKLFILVLSTKLSVE